ACTCTTATGATTTTGTCAATGCATTACTGTCCAAGTAAGGGGCCTACACCTTAAGCTTCATGAGCTCCATGGCAATCCACCTCTGGGGGAACAGGAAGATACTCCTGCCCTACTGTTAAGTCATTGAGGGAAAGGAGGTCTGGAGCATAGGATTTGTTTGGGAGATTAACTTAATATAACTCAGTGTTCAAAACATACTGAACAGACCATAGCTAACAGATTTCCCGTCTTTTACCTTTGTGCTTCACCAACATGTATGTCATGAAACCATGGGATAAAAAGACCGCAGCTTTGGGAGTGATGATTTCACTGAAAGTGCAGTGGTGGATAAAGGGGAAGCAGGGTTAGGTAATTTCACTGGTAAGTTACTAGTCATTttaacattgaaatatttttaaaaatataattctcatttgtaaagtatGCAGATTgcatgtgactttttttcttttttttttcgagatagggtcatgctctgtcacctaggctggagtgcaatggaacattctcagctcaccgcatcctcagcctcccagagggttcaagccatcctcccacctcagtctcccaagtagctgagaccacaggtatgCATGACCAAACTTggcaattgtttttttcttgtagtacAGATGAGGCTcttactatattgctcaggctgttcttgaactacgggctcaagcaatcctcccaccttggcctcccaaagtgctgggattacaggtgtgagccactgtgcccggcagcatatgactttttttttttttttaagctaaaacAAACTTCCAGGAGAATTTGTCCCTTGCAATGGCCTGGTTTAGGGACATCACCTCTTCTTCAGTTAGGGTTTCTTCAGTACAAAATGTAGAGAAGTTGCATCCTATATAGACTATGACCCCTTGTCTAGAAAGGTGACACTTCTGACAACACTGGAGCTGACAAGTTTTCTTCCTAGTTATGGTTATTTGCATGATTTATTTGTGGGATGAGAAATTATCTAGGAGAGAGGCTAAGAGTGCAGGTTCTGGCACCGAATTTCCTGTACCAGACTCCACTGCTCACTCCTTGGGTGAGgaatctctctgtgtctgttttctttatctgtaaaatggggatcataataGTACTACACAGATCATGCAGTTGTTATGAGCATTCCCTAAATTAATTTTGGATGTAGGACAGTGACTTGGTACAAAGTCAGTGTTCAGTCCTTGCcagctactttatttttttaattgacaagtagtAATTATAGGTATTTATGGGAtaccatgtgatgttttgatgtatgtttACCTTGTAGAATGATGAGATCAAGCTAATTAAAAATCCATGGCctcacatatttatatttttgtgtgtgcagggaaaacatttaaaatctagtcttttagcaattttgaaatatacagtgcattattatttactatagtcgccatgctgtgcaatagatcactgAAGCTCATCCCTCCTGTccaactgaaactttgtactctttgagCAACATTATCTCCTTTCCCCattatccctcccccagcctcccgtACCCCCCGCCAGCCAGCTACTTTAATGATCTCTCTGTGTTTCTTCTCAGCCTTTGCCTTCTGTGATCTCAGTCTGTGCTGGTAAGAGAATTAGCTGAAATTCATGGTGCCACTTCTGAACATGTAAAAAGGCCCAACTAATCAAGATGGGATGTGTCACCAGGCCTCATAAGGGCcacagtcatatttttaaaaattgtcttagaGCAGAAATGTTTTCcccaaataaaatcataaaaagtgTGGATGCTTAGGTTGAACCAGAGAATCAGGGGGCCCGCAGAAGCCCAGTCTAGTATCACCAATCCTCTCTTGCAGGGTCCTGAGAACCCTCCAACACCTTATTGTTTCATAGAACACAGTTTGAAAAGCCCTAAAACTTGGCAAATTCTCTTTcctaaatttcaaaagaaaaggcaGGTATTTGTCTAAATACAGCCAGGCCATCCTGTCATGTTAATGAGGCTGGATTTACTAAGGGCAATTTACTCACCGATAAATCTGCAGAGCTGTGTTTGAGGTTGGCTTTAATCTTGTCTACCAACCAAACCTCTCACCAAAATTTCAAATTGACTGACTTGAGTTTCATCTCTAGTTTCTGCCTTGCTTATTTGTATGGTTTTAGGGAAGACaataaaggaaggaaattgaGGGTTGGttgctttcattttagattccactaacatttattgaacgtCTAGACCCTGTGACATGAACTCTCATTATTAACCTGTAAAGtgagtatttatattttaagatgaCTAAAGtgaggctcacagaggttaaAAGCCTTGTTCATAACAGAACTGAAATGAGTTACAGACTTTTTTTAACCCAAAGTTGTAGATTTTTATACCCACTGTATATTGCAATGTGaaaatggtaacatcttgcatttATATAAAGCTCTGTTATGTATAAAACAACCTTTCCTTTTGAAAATCTTGCCATTTGGAACTCagatatagttctttttttttccttttttaaaaaaactaattattGGTTCTCAAACTAAAGATGACAAAATCTAGTCTGTGAAAATCAGTCAAAAACCAAAGACCACTTAAGAGATGTACCTGGGATTCAAACCAGTTCATCTGGCAGCAAACCATTCCCAGCCCACTACACCCCAGAGTGACAGCCTTTACCTCTTGTATCCAACCTCGGCCACTTTCCTGGTAAAGTGTGTGCTTGGTGACCCCTaaatcaggattttaaaaatatgcatcacCTTGGCTTCTTTTGCTCCATGGGAGCCCAGCCCTCTCTGATCATAAGCACCGCAAGCTTCCCTTTATTTTTCAGCAATCGTTTCATTTATGCCTGGTTCCAGGTGGCAGGAGGGCTGGCTGTTTAAACTCTTtcatgacaaaggaaaaagagcCTTATTGCATAAGAGAGGTGATGGGAGGGAGCTAGTACTTTGTATCCATTAAATGTCCAGCCTAAACTAACCTCGGATCTCTGAAGCCCTGCTGTGGTTAGAAAATAACATGAAGAGGAGTGCCAAGACCTGGATTCCAGTACCGCCTTTTAAAACACTGTTACCTTGGGGAAGTCACTTTACCTCTTCAGCCCTTGGGTTTCTGGTCAATAAAATGAGATGTTCGGACTCATGCCTGAAGTGGGCTTTTCTCACCACTAGGGGGCAGGCAAATACAACTCCTGGGTGCTTCTGTAGCTCACACAAGGGTAAATAACGAAAAGTTTTAAtacaaacttaaaaatttaaaaaaaaaaaaaaaaaaagtaaaataaaacccgGGGCTTCTGATAGGGCCTTTGAGTACTCTCAACTCTAGCCCTTCATGTTATTTGGGTTCAATTACATCCATTGCATGCCACAATAATGTCTAGCATTTGTTGAGAGCTTACTGTGTGGAAGCTTACTCTACGGAACATGTTACCTTTAATCCCAAGACAACTGTGCAAGGCGGGCATGATCCACGTTTTACCCAGAAGGATCCTGAGGCTCACGGAGGTCATGTAGCCTGCCGAAGGTTACCCAGCTAGCAACTGGCAAAGCTAGGAGGTAGTGCAGATCTGATCACTTCTAAGCCAGACTCTGCTTTTATGTTTTGCTGGTTCCCATAGTTCCTCTCTCTCACAGCCCCCTGGGTGTGTGCATATGGTCCACTCCATCACTGCAGTCATGAAGGATAACACCATGGaaacatttttctctgtgtttgagTGATTCTGATTTCATGAAATGATAGAaattataattatgttaaatattgTCAGAACATTATTTCTGGAATAGTATTTGATTAACTTGTATTGTCTCCATTCATCCCACAGAGCTCTGGGGCCCACATTCAACACTCCTTTGTTCTTCCTGGAGGCTGTTCTCCACCAGCGCCTCTCCTATTCTCTCTCCCTGAAGCTTACAGCTACAAATGCCCATAGGAATCAACACAAACTCTCCCATCCAGCCTCTATTGTTTGCCATTTGCCCCTTCCCATCTCACCTTGGCTAAGGTTTTGCTTTGACCTGCTATTTCCAGTTATATCAATCAATGTATGTTTCTTAACAGTAGCCACCATTTGAACTATTCTCTCATAGTTGCCATATTCAGTTACTTAGTATTTTTAACATCACATTGAAAATGTATCCTTCAAAATACTTTCATTGAATATCATTACCAAACTCTGAACATGACTTtgcttaacttttattttctattttattaatttaatcacCTTGTATTTTGCCTCTCAGATCTCTTGTTTCATGTGCTTACAGTGTATTCCTAACTAGATGCAAATTTCTTGAAATCACTGGTATTTGATTTCTCCAAGTATTTAGTTgagtattaataataaaatactgagcTGGATGCCATTTCTAATCCTAATTAATGAGGCAGGAAGCCGATCAGGTGCATCATTTCATAGCTCAGTCAGTCATCAAATATTAAGTGCCCCCTGGGGAACCTATAATGTTCCAAATTCTATGCTTTGTGCTTTAATACATGGTCTCATATCATTCTCCCAAAAACCCAGTGGAGAAAACACCATTATTATCATTCACAATTAACAAGTGAGATAGCcaataaaggaaggaaataaaggaaggaaattaaCAAGTGAGATGGCCAACAAGTGAGATGGCCAAGTGAGATGGCCAAGAGTCTTATTCAAAGTCACAGTGCTGACCAGGGTGGGATTTAAATACAGGGAGTCTGACCCCAGCTAAAGCTCATGACTTTAATCACTCCTGTATCCCACCTTATATCCAGACTTTGGCACTGTTTTGCCTTGAGGTTGCAGAACTGGGGGTTAGGAGAAGGTACAGGAATAATAATGGGGAAAGTCATGAGAGTGGAACTGGGTGGCTGGGTGGAAGTCTTCTTATTCCACAGTGTGACTCTCCCTGTAACCACAAACATCTTGAAGCAGTAAATTCTAAATTTCATGAAATGCTTCAGAGTCAAGTCCTTACAGAAACTCTGGGAAAAATTCAAAGTAGCTCAAGAAGGTGCAAAGTCTTAGTGAAAATTCTGATTTTATCTAGATTTACTAAAGAACTGGGTGCCTCAGCTGTGAGCAAAAGTTACTAGTTTGGTCACTAGTCTTTAAAACTAAACCAAAccaaagcaaacaacaaacaacagaaaacatgTATCACTTTGAATTAAAATGACTCAATGAGAGAACATGTTGATGTCAAACAAAGGTAAGTTCCCAGCTGAGGATCACTAGGCTTCTGCGGTCTTCCCAGATCCACTGCTACATGGTCACTGTGAGAACTGCTTGTGGCCTTGGGAGTGCACAAAGGCTGGTACTCTTCTTTATCCTGTCCCTTGTTTCTTTGCATCTGTCATAGTTGCTGCAGAATAGCAAGTCTATCACTCACAATGGCCACAAATCAGAACAGATGATCATTGCAAACAACCCATGTGGACAGCAAATGCCAATTAATTATTAGATCTGGCTAGTCCAAACATGTGCTGTGCTGTTTCTCTGATTGCTAGCAAAGAAAGAAGAGGTGGGCTGTAGGCTAGACTTCAGGTAGCATGGAAGACTAGGGTTGGCCACTGACATTGGCAAATCTGGTAGGTTTTCAGAAAAATACCAGAGGGTGATTAGAGCATATGGGACATTCTAAAAACAGAAAGTCAAGTAAGTGGTACCCAAACCTCTCTAATTATTGGAATTACCTCATGGGTTAAATAAATACAGACGCTAGGCTCTATCTATGATCTACTGAAACTTTAGTCATGGGAGATGAGAAGAtgcattaaaaagcaaaaattcccCATGTGATTTTGTTAATCATTTTGAGGAACAATTTATTTGAGGACACGTTTCATAATTGGTCTTTACttgttgtttttgaaactttTGCTATTTCTTGGTGGAGATCCAGGACTGTTTTCTTGGTTACAAAGGTCAGTTAGTTAAGCAATGGAATAAGTGGACCAAGCATTCAAGATTtatactgtgtgtgtatgtgtgtgtatgtgtgtgtgtatgtgtgtgtgtgtgtaatgtatttaaaatatgactTAAGGTCTATAATTAAGCCCAGTGAAAATGTAGTATTTTAGTGTTTGGTTTTATGCTACATTTCATGTGTGAAATGATAatgattataatataataaaaatgatcataCTCAGAACCCATCTCAACAGTGTCAATTACGCATCATTGCCAAGTGCATGGCTATGGTAGGTTGCttcagcttctttctttccttctaggtTGAGATAATTGCAATTTATTGTATTCTAAGCATAGTATCTTATAGacttttcaaatattgaaaaagAGCAGTACAATTTGCATAATGACAATTGCCCTTTCCCCAGGTTTTCTCTCGTAGGGCAGCGATTTTTGAGTCCATAGATGGGCCAGTAAGAAGTCTATACTGAAATCAGCGTTGTGCCTGTAAGTTTGCTTGGGGATCACCTCAGTAAACTCTGGGACATATACTTCTTTCTTCAGAAAAATCGGTCATATTTTTCTGGCATAGAGCCAGTTGTAAGACAAAGGACTATGTCACTGGTTATAGCACTATTT
This is a stretch of genomic DNA from Theropithecus gelada isolate Dixy chromosome 17, Tgel_1.0, whole genome shotgun sequence. It encodes these proteins:
- the LMO7DN gene encoding LOW QUALITY PROTEIN: LMO7 downstream neighbor protein (The sequence of the model RefSeq protein was modified relative to this genomic sequence to represent the inferred CDS: substituted 1 base at 1 genomic stop codon), producing the protein MTWLYKGIGTQADENSCSFSESDFPDCRAQINPSIPSNWTAALGVMISLKVQWWIKGKQGXVISLGHALSPRLECNGTFSAHRILSLPEGSSHPPTSVSQVAETTALYPVEEAWAHAGKMRS